In Mongoliitalea daihaiensis, one DNA window encodes the following:
- a CDS encoding DUF5675 family protein, translated as MILQLFRQYEENRTLGLIKMNGKTISKTLENPQAFKAPWLKEGKYQLLLRYCEKIGWYIEIYCPGPEKFRFRPLKNGKIMPKKSIAPVLYWNHEAKFSKLATLKFMEKLEASFASGDQVWLEISRGMQQCFASDGLAD; from the coding sequence ATGATTTTGCAGCTCTTCAGGCAATATGAGGAGAATAGAACGCTTGGGCTAATTAAAATGAATGGGAAGACTATTTCCAAAACTTTGGAAAATCCCCAAGCCTTCAAAGCTCCTTGGTTGAAGGAGGGAAAATACCAGTTGCTCCTTCGCTACTGCGAGAAAATAGGTTGGTATATAGAAATCTATTGCCCAGGGCCAGAGAAGTTTAGGTTCAGACCTTTAAAGAATGGAAAAATTATGCCCAAAAAGAGCATAGCTCCAGTGCTTTATTGGAATCATGAGGCTAAATTCTCCAAACTAGCCACCTTAAAATTTATGGAAAAATTGGAAGCTAGTTTTGCTTCGGGCGATCAGGTATGGCTTGAGATTAGTAGGGGAATGCAACAATGCTTTGCAAGTGATGGACTGGCAGATTAG
- a CDS encoding cyclic nucleotide-binding domain-containing protein yields MNNYKRLLQIKKYALANDLFFQEIYFDMVKQSNHHHFRKNSLIKTPQGKESLFFLNQGLVIGTKDKSVKGDWTYLIHSEEVFGDYQEIVGAMMPTLNWFALSDIELISISCETFKNALIPHPAYFKKITSHLYKLEFERLETFAEINKRGLPDKLRLLETRNPDLIIESKFKDLAKYIGVSRQHLYRELMNKNYFPSR; encoded by the coding sequence ATGAACAACTACAAACGATTGCTTCAAATTAAGAAATATGCCCTGGCAAATGACCTCTTTTTCCAAGAGATTTACTTCGACATGGTCAAACAGTCCAATCATCACCACTTTCGAAAGAACAGCCTCATTAAAACACCACAAGGAAAGGAATCTCTATTCTTTTTGAATCAAGGCTTAGTAATAGGCACAAAAGATAAAAGTGTCAAAGGAGATTGGACATACCTCATCCACTCAGAAGAGGTCTTTGGAGATTACCAGGAAATAGTAGGAGCTATGATGCCAACATTAAATTGGTTTGCACTGAGTGATATTGAACTGATTTCTATATCATGTGAAACGTTTAAAAATGCACTAATACCCCATCCAGCGTATTTCAAAAAAATTACTAGCCATCTCTACAAACTTGAATTTGAGCGACTAGAAACCTTTGCGGAAATAAATAAACGGGGCCTTCCAGACAAGCTCAGGTTATTGGAGACTAGAAACCCTGATTTAATCATTGAATCCAAGTTCAAGGATTTAGCAAAATACATAGGAGTTTCTAGACAACACTTGTATAGGGAATTGATGAATAAAAATTATTTCCCGAGTAGGTGA
- a CDS encoding terpene synthase family protein — protein MKMIIDPISLKSFLDEIMSIQLKDVIALVEYLEAEKLKKGTVLRKPGENEDQAYLVMEGTLALYCPQKRLIRPFFRKEVAFDMDAYFSKSPSDNYLIVKENAKLIKVSRRAESSILNNLTQLKAFSQALIQSAKGSNQKWMRISQMHYSKALPLIKKDHHHFFKVFNSFETASLLQVNRRTLSRFSSQLFRSRKSFSVKALEENIFNYPFSSECHPQVDHVHSFALEWAIQHKLFFNTKTRLIFDRMKMPYLSCRLYPDASLEKAIWIGKFFVWLFFMDDFTDKLPKGQKEKFWEKIVLGVNSIVCKNKTPRGSGKIALFWNAFGNLWDEFTSLASEKFTEIFKESLYQYALANRWEAKNLDKGSIPSIAEYAKKRPFFSGGNLALDFSRFVLEDVAPGVYKHWNSLANYKRAASNLIFKSNDLLSYQKEKQLNDYHNLLSLLQIHQNLTEEEAINAVIIEHSEDLKKFLEIDRQLSEAYTLKTQDKMLLMKNIKYQIAGAVEWSIFDTKRYIDF, from the coding sequence ATGAAAATGATCATTGACCCAATTTCACTCAAATCTTTTTTAGACGAAATCATGTCTATCCAATTGAAAGATGTGATTGCCCTCGTTGAATATCTAGAGGCCGAAAAACTAAAAAAAGGTACTGTTTTAAGGAAGCCTGGAGAAAACGAAGATCAGGCTTATTTGGTAATGGAAGGAACGCTCGCCCTGTACTGTCCACAAAAACGTTTAATCAGACCATTCTTTCGAAAAGAAGTAGCCTTCGATATGGATGCCTATTTTTCAAAATCCCCTAGCGACAACTATTTGATTGTCAAAGAAAATGCAAAATTAATCAAGGTGTCCAGAAGGGCAGAATCTTCAATTTTAAATAACTTAACTCAGTTGAAAGCTTTCTCCCAGGCACTCATCCAATCAGCAAAAGGGTCTAATCAAAAATGGATGAGGATTTCACAAATGCATTACTCCAAAGCTCTTCCGCTCATTAAAAAAGATCACCACCACTTTTTTAAAGTATTCAATTCTTTCGAGACTGCCTCACTGCTTCAGGTCAATCGACGAACCCTTAGTAGATTCAGTAGTCAACTCTTTCGAAGCAGAAAATCCTTCTCAGTCAAAGCGTTAGAAGAAAATATCTTCAATTACCCGTTTTCCTCAGAGTGTCATCCTCAAGTAGACCATGTACATTCTTTTGCATTGGAATGGGCGATTCAGCACAAACTATTCTTTAATACCAAAACACGACTGATATTTGACAGGATGAAAATGCCATACCTTTCATGTAGACTATACCCGGATGCATCCCTAGAAAAAGCAATTTGGATAGGGAAGTTTTTTGTCTGGCTTTTCTTTATGGATGACTTTACAGATAAACTTCCAAAAGGACAAAAAGAGAAATTTTGGGAAAAAATAGTGCTTGGTGTCAATTCGATTGTTTGTAAAAATAAAACCCCAAGAGGTTCAGGGAAAATAGCACTCTTTTGGAATGCTTTTGGGAATCTCTGGGATGAATTCACATCACTTGCATCTGAAAAATTCACAGAGATTTTCAAAGAGTCTTTATACCAATATGCCCTTGCGAATAGATGGGAAGCAAAAAATCTGGATAAGGGATCCATTCCTAGCATAGCAGAGTATGCTAAGAAAAGACCATTTTTTTCTGGTGGAAACTTGGCACTGGATTTTTCCCGATTTGTATTGGAAGACGTTGCACCTGGAGTGTATAAGCATTGGAATAGTTTGGCAAATTATAAGAGGGCAGCCTCTAATCTAATTTTCAAATCCAATGACTTACTTTCATACCAAAAAGAAAAACAGCTAAACGATTATCATAACTTACTATCGCTCTTACAGATTCATCAAAACTTAACAGAAGAAGAGGCAATCAATGCTGTTATCATAGAGCATAGCGAAGATTTGAAAAAGTTTTTGGAAATAGATAGACAATTGAGCGAAGCATACACCCTTAAAACTCAGGATAAAATGCTCCTCATGAAAAATATCAAGTACCAAATCGCTGGAGCTGTTGAATGGTCTATATTTGATACTAAACGATATATAGATTTTTAA
- a CDS encoding DUF354 domain-containing protein yields MRILIDINHPAHVHYFRNFYKIMTGKGHSILFVSRNKEIEHQLLDHYQIPYINRGKGKEGKFGKFTYLLYANFKLLRISLRFKPDVFLNFLHPYPSQVAKLLGKPSLVFSDTEHAKLHHQLTVPYATHIFTPSCYRNDLGEKQIRFNSFMELSYLHPNYFHPQEDILDILGVKKNEPYVIVRFVSWAAAHDFGHTGMSLDNKVHAIESMAKYARVFISSEKQLPDSLQKYQISIPKNKMHDALYFSTLLFGESATMASEAAVLGTSAIFLDNDGRGYTDELESKYQMVFNFTESENDQKKAIKKAVELLQNTDLKKENTLKRERILREKLDTTAFMVTTVENFIK; encoded by the coding sequence ATGCGAATTTTAATTGACATCAATCATCCCGCTCATGTTCATTATTTCAGGAATTTTTATAAAATTATGACAGGTAAAGGGCACAGTATCCTCTTTGTGTCAAGAAATAAAGAAATTGAACATCAGTTACTCGATCATTATCAAATACCCTATATCAATCGTGGGAAGGGTAAAGAGGGTAAGTTTGGGAAGTTTACCTATTTACTCTATGCAAATTTTAAATTATTAAGAATTTCATTGCGTTTTAAGCCTGATGTGTTCCTGAATTTTTTACATCCCTATCCTTCTCAGGTAGCTAAACTATTGGGCAAACCATCCTTGGTTTTCAGTGATACAGAACATGCGAAACTACACCATCAGCTAACAGTCCCATATGCTACGCACATTTTTACTCCTAGCTGTTACAGAAATGATTTGGGAGAAAAACAAATACGTTTTAATAGTTTTATGGAACTATCTTATCTACACCCCAATTATTTTCATCCACAAGAAGATATTTTAGATATTTTGGGTGTTAAGAAAAATGAGCCTTATGTGATTGTCCGCTTCGTGTCTTGGGCGGCTGCACACGATTTTGGTCATACAGGAATGTCTTTAGATAACAAAGTTCATGCAATAGAATCAATGGCTAAATATGCCAGGGTTTTCATATCCTCAGAAAAACAACTCCCTGATAGCTTACAAAAATACCAAATTTCGATACCAAAAAATAAAATGCATGACGCACTTTATTTCAGTACCTTATTGTTTGGTGAAAGCGCTACCATGGCGTCGGAAGCCGCTGTATTAGGAACAAGTGCTATTTTTTTAGATAATGATGGACGGGGTTATACAGATGAATTAGAAAGTAAATATCAAATGGTGTTCAATTTCACGGAAAGTGAAAATGATCAAAAGAAGGCTATAAAAAAAGCAGTTGAATTGTTACAAAATACCGATTTGAAAAAAGAAAATACCTTAAAACGAGAACGTATTCTCCGGGAAAAACTTGACACAACTGCTTTTATGGTAACTACTGTAGAGAATTTCATTAAATAA